The following proteins come from a genomic window of Anabas testudineus chromosome 3, fAnaTes1.2, whole genome shotgun sequence:
- the gas6 gene encoding growth arrest-specific protein 6, with translation MRLTPTKSLSSAALLILLLARWSDSLSLSAQEANQFLSRPRRANQVFEETKQGHLERECVEERCTKEEAREVFENDPETDYFYPKYLACVNKFGDSEKKKQDLVTCVHNIPDQCSSSPCNDRGTVRCEDKKGDFLCHCFTGWTGARCEKDVDECSNKNGGCDHECNNTMGSYRCSCHQGYMLVGRHMCHDVNECEDPGVCGTARCENKEGSYDCLCDIGYVYDNDTKSCVDVDECEAGVCAEECLNTPGSFRCFCDGRQGMKLGQDLRSCKPITPCMFPSLKRNSRSLYLGRMFSGVPVIRLRFRRRIHTGFSAEFDFRTYDPEGVIFFAGGHLNSSWIVLAMHHGKLELQLKYGTVSRVTSSGPIVNDGQWRKISVEEQGRSLVIKIDREAVMKIAVNGDLFTLQKGMHELNLTVGGVPFKEDGLVNQVNPRLDGCMKEWRWLTGEDTSIQETIRSNDNMQCFSTEDPGAYYPGTGFTFFNISYESQNLSVRFSLRPTSGIGVLLALVHQDRVPLSIALADYHPGTDEWRDFVLVSVGDVIIASSPAPLCDGESHEIQVTISGNQTVLLVDGQPGRSEDTDVPIELSQSSTFIGGLPDVPLVSTLVSAPYSGCMEVRVNGQSLDLDQAIYKHNDIRSHSCPLLENQ, from the exons ATGCGGCTGACCCCGACAAAGTCCCTTTCATCGGCAGCCCTGCTAATCCTGCTGCTCGCCCGCTGGTCCGACAGCC tttCCCTGTCTGCTCAAGAGGCGAACCAGTTTCTGAGCAGACCCAGGCGAGCTAATCAAGTTTTCGAGGAGACGAAGCAAGGACACTTGGAGAGGGAGTGCGTGGAGGAGAGGTGCACCAAGGAAGAGGCCAGAGAAGTGTTTGAGAACGACCCGGAGACG GACTACTTCTATCCCAAGTATTTAG CCTGTGTGAACAAGTTTGGGGACtctgaaaagaagaaacaggatCTGGTGACATGTGTCCACA ATATTCCAGACCAGTGCTCGTCTTCTCCCTGTAATGACAGAGGTACAGTGCGCTGTGAGGACAAAAAGGGCGACTTCCTGTGTCACTGTTTTACAGGCTGGACAGGAGCCAGATGTGAGAAAG ATGTTGATGAGTGCAGCAACAAAAATGGAGGGTGTGACCATGAGTGCAACAACACTATGGGCAGTTACCGCTGCTCATGTCACCAAGGCTACATGTTGGTTGGACGCCACATGTGTCACG atGTGAATGAGTGTGAGGACCCGGGTGTGTGTGGAACAGCACGTTGTGAAAATAAAGAGGGCAGCTACGACTGCTTGTGCGATATTGGCTACGTCTACGACAATGACACCAAGAGCTGTGTTG ATGTGGATGAGTGTGAGGCGGGTGTGTGTGCGGAGGAGTGTCTGAACACTCCAGGGAGTTTCCGTTGCTTCTGCGATGGTCGTCAGGGCATGAAGTTGGGGCAGGACCTCAGGAGCTGTAAG CCCATAACTCCCTGTATGTTTCCATCCCTGAAGAGGAACTCTCGTTCTCTGTATCTGGGCCGCATGTTCAGCGGTGTTCCTGTGATAAGGTTGCGTTTCCGCAGGAGGATTCACACTGG CTTTTCAGCAGAATTCGACTTCCGCACCTATGATCCTGAGGGAGTGATCTTCTTTGCCGGAGGTCACCTAAACAGCTCCTGGATTGTGCTGGCAATGCACCATGGGAAGCTGGAGCTGCAGTTAAAGTATGGCACAGTGAGCAGGGTCACCAGCAGTGGACCCATCGTCAATGACGGCCAGTGGAGAAAG ATCTCGGTGGAGGAACAGGGGCGGAGTCTGGTGATTAAGATCGACAGGGAGGCCGTCATGAAGATCGCAGTGAATGGCGATCTGTTTACACTACAGAAGGGCATGCATGAACTCAACCTCACTGTGGGAGGAGTCCCTTTCAAAGAGGATGGCCTTGTTAATCAG GTGAATCCGCGTCTGGACGGCTGTATGAAGGAGTGGCGCTGGCTTACAGGGGAAGACACCTCCATCCAAGAAACCATTCGGTCCAACGATAACATGCAGTGTTTCAGCACGGAGGATCCTGGAGCATATTACCCCGGCACAGGCTTTACTTTCTTCAACATCAGCTACG AATCACAGAACCTGAGTGTTCGGTTCAGCCTGCGTCCAACTTCTGGCATCGGAGTGCTGTTGGCACTGGTTCACCAGGACAGAGTCCCTCTTTCCATCGCTCTGGCCGACTATCACCCCGGCACAGACGAGTGGCGAGAT TTTGTTCTAGTATCTGTGGGTGATGTCATCATTGCCAGCTCTCCAGCTCCACTGTGTGATGGTGAGAGTCATGAAATCCAGGTGACGATCTCAGGCAACCAAACCGTGCTGCTGGTTGATGGGCAGCCTGGACGAAGTGAAGACACAGATGTTCCTATTGAACTGTCTCAGTCCAGCACCTTCATAGGAGGCCTGCCtg ATGTTCCTCTGGTCTCCACACTGGTGTCAGCTCCCTACAGCGGCTGTATGGAGGTCCGTGTAAATGGGCAGTCGTTGGACTTGGACCAAGCCATCTATAAACACAATGACATCCGCTCACACTCCTGCCCTCTGCTGGAAAACCAATGA
- the LOC113174735 gene encoding transmembrane protein 255B: MQQPEAQQTSRETATEVQPAAAQYMRRRKTALSVTVSLLALALVGLAVGLTSATRTDNIPVAGYYPGIVLSFGAFLGIVGIHLVENRKPMLTAAIIFISIGVIASFFCGIVDGIIASEFIDVRSVKENMCNYYTSGTGYAYDSYYTEQVTCPLMNRVCKLNVRSNTCYCCYLWNCEGQEYHSQYYEFTGVSGCWDVVHLHRLLWASVVLNVLSLFLGIITAAILGAYKDMLKPSPQVAPSPAPPPHILYNPTQHMLTYTGFCPSGQTLPAYPNYPIPVQHNNFPASATPQLIPEGCPASTTCQSEENQPPSQAPIQPQAPGATQEQGGYMLTPNAPVLYGSAYNPFEKPPPYAC; encoded by the exons CTCAGTACATGCGTCGGAGGAAGACAGctctgtctgtgactgtgtctctgctggcTCTGGCTCTGGTGGGTCTGGCTGTGGGTCTGACCTCTGCCACTCGTACTGACAACATACCCGTCGCTGGATATTACCCCGGCATCGTC ctgagTTTCGGGGCGTTTCTGGGCATTGTTGGCATTCATCTGGTGGAAAACCGTAAACCCATG ctCACAGCAGCGATCATCTTCATCAGCATCGGAGTCATCGCGTCGTTCTTCTGCGGCATTGTGGACGGGATCATTGCTTCAGAGTTCATT GATGTAAGATCTGTGAAGGAGAACATGTGTAACTATTACACCAGTGGGACGGGTTACGCCTATGACAGCTACTACACTGAG CAA GTGACGTGCCCATTGATGAACAGAGTGTGCAAGCTGAACGTGAGGAGCAACAcctgctactgctgctacttgTGGAACTGTGAGGG cCAGGAGTACCACAGCCAGTACTACGAGTTCACCGGGGTCAGCGGCTGCTGGGACGTGGTCCACCTGCACCGGCTGCTGTGGGCGTCGGTGGTGCTAAATGTGCTCAGTTTGTTCCTGGGAATCATTACTGCTGCCATCCTTGGAGCATATAAGGACATG CTGAAACCGTCTCCTCAGGTGGCTCCGAGCCCAGCGCCACCACCCCACATCCTGTACAACCCGACCCAGCACATGCTCACCTACACTGGCTTCTGTCCTTCAGGACAGACCCTGCCCGCCTACCCCAACTATCCCATACCCGTGCAG CATAACAACTTCCCGGCTTCAGCTACACCCCAGCTGATCCCTGAAGGATGCCCTGCCTCCACCACCTGCCAGTCTGAGGAGAACCAGCCGCCCTCTCAGGCTCCCATCCAGCCTCAGGCTCCGGGCGCCACCCAGGAACAAGGTGGCTACATGTTGACTCCCAACGCCCCGGTTCTCTACGGATCCGCCTACAACCCCTTTGAGAAACCTCCACCTTATGCGTGCTGA